The following proteins are co-located in the Primulina tabacum isolate GXHZ01 chromosome 11, ASM2559414v2, whole genome shotgun sequence genome:
- the LOC142518844 gene encoding cold-regulated 413 inner membrane protein 1, chloroplastic-like, protein MLSLTLCIPSSPSPSPSPCNKQRVFSQKIYPLCQTRIVCRNSIQVQGHKFSSLSYNPLREFVMNKKVCGFGAVCHAGPLTPRNLQWVSTISTAVLMLVRGTSIHRPFLAPLFALQAPASIVSWIKGEYGIWTAFLALLVRLFFFIPGELELPFIALLLVILAPNQVMSRLRGTQEGIILTLIIAAYLAYQHFSRTGSLARAFDQGSIFATLAIICIVVVSCLLLI, encoded by the exons ATGCTGTCACTCACCCTCTGTATTCCCTCctctccctctccctctccctctccgTGCAACAAGCAACGAGTTTTTTCCCAGAAAATATACCCCTTGTGTCAAACCAGAATTGTTTGTCGTAACTCTATTCAAGTACAGGGGCACAAATTTAGCTCCCTCAGTTACAACCCGCTCCG AGAGTTTGTGATGAATAAGAAAGTATGTGGGTTCGGTGCTGTTTGTCATGCGGGGCCGTTAACACCTCGGAATCTGCAGTGGGTCTCCACTATTTCCACCGC GGTTCTAATGTTAGTAAGGGGCACAAGTATTCATAGACCCTTTCTTGCTCCTTTATTTGCCCTACAAGCACCTGCAAGCATCGTCTCATGGATAAA AGGTGAATATGGCATTTGGACTGCATTCTTGGCACTTCTTGTTCGccttttcttcttcattcctg GAGAACTGGAGTTGCCTTTCATAGCATTACTCTTGGTGATCTTGGCCCCCAATCAAGTTATGAGTCGGTTGAG GGGAACACAGGAAGGTATCATTCTTACATTGATAATAGCGGCCTATCTGGCATACCAGCATTTCTCTAGAACTGGCAGCTTGGCAAGAGCCTTTGATCAAGGTTCAATCTTTGCCACATTAGCTATCATCTGTATTGTTGTTGTTTCATGCTTGCTTTTGATCTAA
- the LOC142519424 gene encoding SH3 domain-containing protein 3-like — protein sequence MQEHKANMAILGKEAATALAAVESQQQRLTFQIFVAMVEGERTYHERVATILGNIEAERCSQRTKNGGCSTCCSSHSHFREN from the exons ATGCAGGAACATAAAGCAAACATGGCTATACTTGGTAAAGAAGCAGCAACAGCATTGGCTGCTGTAGAATCACAGCAGCAGAGGCTTACATTTCAGATATTTGTTGCAATG GTTGAAGGTGAAAGGACTTATCATGAAAGAGTTGCTACAATACTTGGTAATATTGAAGCCGAG AGATGTTCTCAGAGAACAAAGAATGGAGGCTGCTCCACCTGTTGCTCCTCTCACTCACACTTCAGAGAAAACTAA
- the LOC142519422 gene encoding bidirectional sugar transporter SWEET2a-like isoform X1, with protein sequence MSEDGVLSIYTVFCEAAGVAGNLLAFVLFVSPIPTFRRIIRNESTEQFSGLPYIYALLNCLICLWYGVPIVSSGIILIATVNSVGAVFQLVYVAIFIRYADKGRKIKMLGLLLAVFSAFGIIVFLSLHVFQQPNRQLFVGYLSVFSLISMFASPLFVINLVVRTKSVEYMPFYLSLATFLMSGAFFAYGLLKHDSFVSVPNGIGAILGIIQLVLYFHYSKISEEASRRLLLESYA encoded by the exons ATGTCTGAAGATGGAGTGTTATCTATTTATACAGTTTTCTGTGAAGCAGCTGGTGTTGCAG GGAACCTCCTAGCTTTTGTGCTGTTTGTGTCACCAAT TCCAACATTTAGAAGAATTATCAGAAACGAATCAACAGAACAGTTTTCTGGGTTGCCTTACATATATGCCCTCTTAAACTGCTTAATATGCCTTTGGTACGGCGTGCCCATCGTCTCTTCCGGGATAATATTGATTGCCACTGTCAACTCGGTCGGAGCTGTTTTTCAGTTGGTTTACGTTGCCATCTTCATTCGATATGCAGACAAAGGCAGAAAG ATAAAGATGCTGGGATTGTTGCTGGCAGTTTTTTCTGCCTTTGGGATCATTGTTTTCCTGAGCTTACATGTTTTTCAACAGCCTAACCGACAACTTTTTGTTGGATATCTTTCCGTTTTCTCTCTCATTTCCATGTTTGCCTCTCCACTTTTCGTGATC AATCTGGTGGTTAGGACGAAGAGTGTGGAATACATGCCGTTCTATCTTTCACTTGCGACTTTCTTGATGAGTGGTGCTTTCTTTGCATATGGGTTGCTGAAGCACGACTCGTTTGTTTCT GTTCCAAACGGGATAGGAGCGATTCTTGGGATTATCCAATTAGTTCTGTACTTCCATTACAGTAAAATTTCAGAGGAAGCATCGAGACGGCTGTTGCTGGAGTCGTATGCTTGA
- the LOC142519422 gene encoding bidirectional sugar transporter SWEET2a-like isoform X2, whose translation MSEDGVLSIYTVFCEAAGVAGYYVQSQSSEVPTFRRIIRNESTEQFSGLPYIYALLNCLICLWYGVPIVSSGIILIATVNSVGAVFQLVYVAIFIRYADKGRKIKMLGLLLAVFSAFGIIVFLSLHVFQQPNRQLFVGYLSVFSLISMFASPLFVINLVVRTKSVEYMPFYLSLATFLMSGAFFAYGLLKHDSFVSVPNGIGAILGIIQLVLYFHYSKISEEASRRLLLESYA comes from the exons ATGTCTGAAGATGGAGTGTTATCTATTTATACAGTTTTCTGTGAAGCAGCTGGTGTTGCAGGTTACTATGTTCAATCCCAATCATCCGAAGT TCCAACATTTAGAAGAATTATCAGAAACGAATCAACAGAACAGTTTTCTGGGTTGCCTTACATATATGCCCTCTTAAACTGCTTAATATGCCTTTGGTACGGCGTGCCCATCGTCTCTTCCGGGATAATATTGATTGCCACTGTCAACTCGGTCGGAGCTGTTTTTCAGTTGGTTTACGTTGCCATCTTCATTCGATATGCAGACAAAGGCAGAAAG ATAAAGATGCTGGGATTGTTGCTGGCAGTTTTTTCTGCCTTTGGGATCATTGTTTTCCTGAGCTTACATGTTTTTCAACAGCCTAACCGACAACTTTTTGTTGGATATCTTTCCGTTTTCTCTCTCATTTCCATGTTTGCCTCTCCACTTTTCGTGATC AATCTGGTGGTTAGGACGAAGAGTGTGGAATACATGCCGTTCTATCTTTCACTTGCGACTTTCTTGATGAGTGGTGCTTTCTTTGCATATGGGTTGCTGAAGCACGACTCGTTTGTTTCT GTTCCAAACGGGATAGGAGCGATTCTTGGGATTATCCAATTAGTTCTGTACTTCCATTACAGTAAAATTTCAGAGGAAGCATCGAGACGGCTGTTGCTGGAGTCGTATGCTTGA